DNA from Deltaproteobacteria bacterium:
TTGAGAGACCATTCCTCGATGCCGCCGGCCACGTTGGCCACTTTCTTGTACCCCTGGCTCGCCAGATATTCGCAGGCTTTTTGCGACCGGCCGCCGTGATGGCAGTGGATGACGATTTCGTCTTCGGGTTTGAGTTCATTCAACGCCCTTTTCGCAAATTCCGAAAGAGGAATCAGCGTGGAACCGTCAATCCGGCAAATTTCGTATTCGCTTTTCTCCCGGACGTCGATGAGACGGAAGTTTTCCTTCTTGTCCCGTTTTTCCTTTATCTGCTCGACAGTGAGTTGGGAAATTTTAATCATACATCAGGCCGCTTTTAACCTCTCCAATGACCAGACAGGAACAGAGAGCCTGCGACAAGGCTTTCGCCTCTCCAACAGGATCCGGTCCATCTTTTTGAGGACAGGCGAACTTAGCCAAACTTCCCCGCACAAAACGCATACACGGGCGGGCACCGCTTCAAAGACTACGATGTCACTCCCCCAATGCTGGTCAAAGTTGATTTTTTTGCTCATAAGCAGTCCGCCGCACGAGGCACACCGGTCAGATTTTTTCATTCTTTTTCTCCCTTCTTGTTTTTGGATCGAGCCATACTTTGGGATCCATCCAATGGGCGGTAATCACATGCACCTTGTCGCTGACGGCACAAACAACGTAAAGCGGAAAACCGCCCCGAATTGTACCTGATATTAAACACGATGGGAAGGGTTTGTCATCGGGGTAAGTTTCGATGATTTCCCCCTGCATGACGATCTCCCCGATTTCCTTGCCGGTAATTTTTCGCTGGCCCATTCGCTTGCGGGCATGAAGGGTCATCTCCCATAGACCTTTTTTCCATTTTTCCCTGATTGCTTGAATTTGCACTCATGTGTTCTATGCACGATCCGGGGCAGGATATCAAATTTTTTTATCTAACCCGCCGTCAACGCAGGATGACCTCACGGGGTTTCAGGACGGGAACGGGGGGCATTAAACGCGGACCTCAATTTCACGGATGGTCGCTGTTGGAGGCAAACCTTTTTCTGCCCGGACTTCCAGACATTCCACACATCATTCGCCCACTTTCAATGGTTTTCCCGTTTTCCCGTTTTGGGTAACACCCCTGTCGGCCAACAAATCCCCCTGGGCGGAATGGATTTAAGGTTTAATGTCCCGGATATGGCTATTTTAAAGCATGCTTTAAAAGAGACTTGACTGAAATATAATACACGTTAAAATAGCCATCATGCGCTACCTGGAGCCCCTCATCCTGAAGGATCTTCAAAAAAAGATGGTTTTTATCGGCGGCCCAAGGCAGGTGGGCAAAACGACGCTGGCCGAGGCCATCCTCCAAAAATATCTGTCCAAAAACACCGGAGGGGTCTATTTCAACTGGGATGACGATGAACACCGCCGCGATCTGTTGAAAAAAAAATGGAGCGACCGGGATACGCTTTTGGTGTTCGATGAACTCCATAAATATCCCCGCTGGAAAAACTGGATCAAGGGCCTCTATGATACCCAAAAGAAGAATCACCGCTTTCTGGTGACGGGGAGCGCCCGACTGGACGTTTATCGGCGGGGGGGGGATTCGCTCATGGGGCGCTACCACTACTGGCGCCTCCACCCTTTCACCCTCTCCGAAATTCCGGAAAAAATCGGGCCGGACGAGGCGTTTAAGCGCCTGATGACCGTCGGCGGTTTTCCGGAGCCTTTTTTCGACAACGACGAACAGGAGGCGCGCCGATGGCGCCGCGAGCGTTTCGACCGTGTCCTCA
Protein-coding regions in this window:
- a CDS encoding type II toxin-antitoxin system MqsA family antitoxin yields the protein MKKSDRCASCGGLLMSKKINFDQHWGSDIVVFEAVPARVCVLCGEVWLSSPVLKKMDRILLERRKPCRRLSVPVWSLERLKAA
- a CDS encoding DUF4258 domain-containing protein; translated protein: MQIQAIREKWKKGLWEMTLHARKRMGQRKITGKEIGEIVMQGEIIETYPDDKPFPSCLISGTIRGGFPLYVVCAVSDKVHVITAHWMDPKVWLDPKTRREKKNEKI